A single window of Nocardia sp. NBC_01327 DNA harbors:
- a CDS encoding LCP family protein: MNGDDLERPHQGPPRPGVDPTRVIRRNEPGPPLAWSEAPPIVNNPRNPPPPRNPGQPPRNQPPPQRNQLPPTRNPGGPPRGPGAPPRNPVPPQRDRYGAAAPMSHAPTQQPVPFREKPPTPPPPALPTKRGGGGDRPPRGPKTKRKRHWFRWILALLVILLLLPIAAAVYVEQNLNRTDALADYSGRIGDTPGTNWLLVGSDSRTGLTPEQEQALATGGDVGSARTDTILLMHMPKSGRPTLVSLPRDSYVSIPGHGKDKLNASFAFGGAQLLVQTVEGATGVHIDHYAEVGFGGFASIVDAVGGIDMCLDQPMKDPLAGVDLPAGCQKLNGSEALGFVRSRATALSDLNRMLNQRKFLNALLKKAASPTTLINPFRVWPLLQGTTKSLQVDKGTHVWDLALLGKALAGDPIATTVPVGGFEDVDGSGNVLLWDKTRASQFFEALASDKPIPADLVTTTGN; this comes from the coding sequence ATGAACGGCGATGACCTCGAGCGCCCCCACCAGGGGCCACCACGGCCCGGTGTGGACCCCACCCGGGTCATTCGGCGCAACGAACCCGGCCCGCCGCTGGCGTGGTCGGAGGCGCCACCGATCGTGAACAACCCCCGCAACCCGCCGCCCCCGCGCAATCCGGGCCAGCCGCCGCGTAATCAGCCTCCGCCGCAACGGAATCAGCTGCCGCCGACGCGTAATCCCGGCGGACCGCCACGCGGTCCGGGAGCGCCGCCGCGCAATCCGGTTCCGCCGCAACGCGATCGGTACGGCGCCGCCGCGCCCATGTCCCATGCGCCGACCCAGCAGCCGGTGCCCTTCCGCGAGAAACCGCCGACACCGCCGCCGCCCGCACTGCCGACCAAACGCGGTGGTGGCGGCGACCGTCCGCCGCGCGGGCCCAAGACGAAACGCAAACGGCACTGGTTCCGCTGGATTCTCGCGCTGCTGGTGATTCTGCTGCTCCTGCCGATCGCCGCGGCGGTCTACGTCGAGCAGAACCTGAACCGGACCGACGCGCTGGCCGACTACTCCGGCCGGATCGGCGACACGCCCGGGACGAATTGGCTTCTGGTGGGCTCCGACAGCCGCACCGGGCTCACCCCGGAGCAGGAGCAGGCCCTGGCCACCGGCGGCGACGTCGGCAGTGCGCGCACCGACACCATCCTGCTCATGCATATGCCCAAATCCGGGCGGCCGACGCTGGTCAGCCTGCCGCGCGACTCCTATGTGAGCATTCCGGGCCACGGGAAGGACAAGCTCAACGCGTCCTTCGCCTTCGGCGGCGCGCAGCTGCTGGTGCAGACCGTGGAGGGCGCAACCGGCGTGCACATCGACCACTACGCGGAGGTCGGCTTCGGCGGATTCGCGAGCATCGTGGATGCGGTCGGCGGTATCGATATGTGCCTGGACCAGCCCATGAAGGATCCGCTCGCCGGGGTGGACCTGCCCGCGGGCTGCCAGAAGCTCAACGGCAGCGAGGCGCTCGGATTCGTGCGCAGCCGCGCGACCGCCCTCTCCGATCTCAATCGCATGCTCAACCAGCGGAAATTCCTGAACGCGCTGCTGAAGAAGGCAGCGAGTCCGACCACGCTGATCAACCCGTTCCGGGTGTGGCCGCTGCTGCAGGGCACCACGAAGTCCCTGCAGGTGGACAAGGGCACGCATGTCTGGGATCTGGCCCTGCTGGGCAAGGCGCTGGCCGGCGATCCGATAGCAACCACCGTGCCGG
- a CDS encoding CPBP family intramembrane glutamic endopeptidase, which produces MNSAAESDPHWPAPVNSEQERRAIRLEIAVVLVITFGLSGASAALSLLESALSPGGVGGQTVALNPSRAAQSTIDLLFQLLSVARLLGWAALGLYLLWRSGIGPKLIGLARLHWRPDVLPGLVLAAVIGIPGLCLYLVAHALGMSVTIVPGSLDHWWRLPVLVLSAWANSAAEEVLVVAYLITRLRALGWSEDRSLVASALLRGSYHLYQGIGGGIGNLVMGLVFGRYWQRTNRLWPLLLAHALIDTIAYLGYSLLRGHLSWLP; this is translated from the coding sequence ATGAATTCGGCTGCCGAGTCCGACCCGCACTGGCCCGCACCCGTCAATTCCGAACAGGAGCGGCGGGCGATCCGGCTGGAGATCGCGGTGGTGCTGGTCATCACATTCGGATTGAGCGGAGCCAGCGCGGCCCTGTCGCTGCTGGAGAGTGCGCTCTCACCCGGCGGGGTGGGCGGGCAGACGGTGGCCCTGAATCCGTCGCGGGCGGCGCAGTCGACCATCGACCTGCTGTTCCAACTGCTGAGCGTGGCCCGACTACTCGGGTGGGCGGCGCTGGGGCTCTACCTGTTGTGGCGCAGCGGAATCGGACCGAAGCTGATCGGCCTGGCGCGGCTGCACTGGCGACCGGACGTGCTGCCGGGGCTGGTCCTGGCGGCGGTGATCGGAATACCGGGGCTCTGCCTGTATCTGGTGGCGCACGCCCTCGGGATGAGTGTCACCATCGTGCCCGGATCACTGGATCACTGGTGGCGGCTACCGGTGCTGGTGCTGTCGGCGTGGGCCAATTCGGCCGCCGAAGAGGTACTGGTGGTCGCGTATCTAATCACTCGATTGCGGGCGCTGGGCTGGTCCGAGGATCGGTCGCTGGTGGCTTCGGCGCTGCTGCGCGGCAGCTATCACCTCTACCAGGGCATCGGCGGCGGGATCGGGAACCTGGTGATGGGACTCGTATTCGGGCGCTACTGGCAGCGCACGAACCGGCTCTGGCCACTGCTGCTGGCGCACGCGCTCATCGATACGATCGCCTATCTCGGGTACTCACTGCTGCGTGGACACCTCTCCTGGCTGCCGTAA
- a CDS encoding DUF2470 domain-containing protein, translating to MPHTAPVVAPETAERVHSACAHAESAMLALPGLDPVPTSVHLLRQCGDTVLAVPSSSVAALLVGGCGTTGSPAVLELTDHAPLPLREPVRSLVWLRGWVHAVPGNTQRALASAVAEDHPHPALLDIGYTATLLRLVVDSAVVADTSGADSVSREQLRQAQPDPFCAMEGAWLQHLHADHADVIDRLARHLPAHLRRGALIHPLAIDRYGVTLRVEAVEADHDIRVPFATPAHDVESLSRAVQALAGNPFEQGIHRI from the coding sequence ATGCCACATACGGCACCGGTCGTCGCGCCCGAAACCGCCGAACGCGTGCACAGCGCGTGCGCCCACGCCGAGAGCGCCATGCTGGCCCTGCCCGGCCTCGACCCCGTCCCCACCTCGGTGCACCTGCTGCGGCAGTGCGGGGACACCGTGCTCGCGGTGCCGTCCAGCTCGGTCGCCGCCCTGCTGGTCGGCGGCTGCGGCACCACCGGCTCGCCCGCCGTCCTGGAACTCACCGACCACGCCCCGCTACCGCTGCGCGAACCCGTGCGCTCGCTGGTGTGGCTGCGCGGGTGGGTGCATGCCGTACCGGGCAATACCCAGCGTGCCCTCGCCTCCGCCGTCGCCGAGGACCATCCGCACCCCGCCCTGCTCGATATCGGCTACACCGCGACCCTGCTGCGCCTGGTCGTGGACTCCGCGGTCGTCGCCGACACCTCCGGCGCGGATTCGGTGTCCCGAGAACAACTCCGGCAGGCCCAGCCCGATCCGTTCTGCGCCATGGAGGGCGCCTGGCTGCAGCACCTGCACGCCGACCACGCCGATGTCATCGACCGCCTGGCCCGGCATCTCCCCGCCCACCTGCGGCGCGGGGCGCTCATCCACCCGCTCGCCATCGACCGCTACGGCGTCACCCTGCGCGTCGAAGCCGTCGAGGCCGATCACGATATCCGCGTCCCCTTCGCCACGCCCGCGCACGATGTCGAATCGCTCAGCCGCGCGGTACAGGCATTGGCGGGCAACCCGTTTGAACAGGGCATTCACCGCATCTGA
- the pheA gene encoding prephenate dehydratase yields MPRIAYFGPSGTFTEMALAKLESTGAFRGPVERVPAPSQGATIELVRAGQAEGAVVPIESSVEGSIAPTLDALALGPRLQIIAETELDVAFTIVGRPGIELADVRSMAAYPVAAAQVRMWLAHRLPAVEMYTSASNAAAAEDVAAGHADAAVSTALAGERMGLSVLASGVADHDQAVTRFVLVAPPQPAPPRTGADRTSFVLELVNEPGSLMRAFAEFATRGIDLTRIESRPTRTGMGTYRFYLDCVGHIDDTAVAEALKALHRTAARIRFLGSWPATSAIGTPPPADEPAAAWLADLKKGVADL; encoded by the coding sequence GTGCCGCGTATCGCCTATTTCGGGCCGTCGGGAACCTTCACCGAGATGGCCCTCGCAAAACTCGAGTCCACCGGAGCCTTCCGTGGGCCGGTCGAGCGTGTCCCCGCGCCGAGTCAGGGCGCGACCATCGAACTGGTGCGGGCCGGGCAGGCCGAGGGCGCCGTGGTGCCGATCGAGAGTTCGGTGGAGGGATCGATCGCGCCGACGCTGGACGCGCTGGCGCTCGGGCCGCGGCTGCAGATCATCGCCGAGACCGAATTGGATGTGGCCTTCACGATTGTCGGGCGCCCCGGCATCGAACTGGCGGACGTGCGCAGCATGGCGGCCTATCCGGTCGCGGCCGCCCAGGTGCGAATGTGGTTGGCGCACCGGCTGCCCGCAGTGGAGATGTACACCTCGGCGTCGAATGCCGCCGCGGCGGAGGATGTCGCGGCCGGGCACGCCGATGCCGCCGTCTCGACGGCGCTGGCGGGGGAGCGGATGGGGCTTTCCGTCCTGGCTTCCGGTGTGGCCGACCACGATCAGGCGGTGACGCGTTTCGTCCTGGTCGCGCCGCCGCAGCCCGCGCCGCCGCGCACCGGTGCGGATCGGACGTCGTTCGTGCTGGAGCTGGTCAACGAGCCCGGTTCGCTCATGCGGGCCTTCGCCGAATTCGCCACCCGCGGCATCGATCTCACGCGTATCGAATCGCGGCCCACCCGCACGGGTATGGGCACCTATCGTTTTTATCTGGACTGTGTCGGCCATATCGACGACACCGCGGTGGCCGAGGCGCTGAAAGCGTTGCACCGCACCGCCGCCCGGATCCGCTTCCTCGGATCCTGGCCGGCGACATCGGCGATCGGCACTCCGCCGCCCGCCGACGAACCCGCGGCGGCCTGGCTGGCCGATCTGAAGAAAGGGGTGGCCGACCTGTGA